One region of Deinococcus aerius genomic DNA includes:
- a CDS encoding catalase, giving the protein MSDHPLPDHNTAAEGVGGTQDSRMGQGEQGRTLTTRQGHPVRNNQQQRTVGSRGPATLENYHFLEKISHFDRERIPERVVHARGAGAHGYFEAYGKVGDEPASKYTRAKLFQEPGKRTPVFVRFSTVIHSSHSPETMRDPRGFAVKFYTEDGNWDLVGNNLKVFFIRDAIKFPDVIHALKPDPVTNRQDGGRIFDFMSNTPEAVHMLTLLFSPWGIPANYRQMQGSGVNTYKWVNDRGEAVLVKYHWEPLQGIRNLTQREAEAIQAKNINHATQDLYEAIERGDFPQWELFVQIMPDGDHPELDFDPLDDTKIWPRDQFPWLPVGRMTLDRNPENYFAEVEQAAFGTGVLVDGLDFSDDKMLVGRTFSYSDTQRYRVGPNYLQLPINAPKKHVATNQRDGQMTYRVDTAPGQNPHVNYEPSSMNGLVEAPRDVIEYTPWVEGHLQRAPIERTNNFKQAGEQYRAFEDWERDDLIQNLVENISAATPEVQARMVELFTQCDEDYGRRVAEGLEQVRRGREEREREAVQQAGERSREAQPY; this is encoded by the coding sequence ATGAGCGACCACCCGCTTCCCGACCACAACACCGCCGCCGAGGGCGTGGGCGGCACCCAGGATTCCCGCATGGGCCAGGGCGAGCAGGGCCGCACCCTGACCACCCGCCAGGGGCACCCGGTTCGCAATAACCAGCAGCAGCGCACGGTGGGTTCCCGCGGCCCGGCCACCCTGGAGAACTACCACTTCCTGGAAAAGATCAGCCACTTCGACCGCGAGCGCATCCCCGAGCGGGTGGTCCACGCCCGCGGCGCCGGGGCGCACGGCTATTTCGAGGCCTACGGCAAGGTCGGCGACGAGCCCGCCAGCAAATACACGCGGGCCAAGCTCTTTCAGGAGCCCGGCAAGCGCACCCCCGTCTTCGTGCGTTTCTCCACGGTGATCCACTCCAGCCACTCGCCGGAGACGATGCGCGACCCGCGCGGCTTCGCGGTGAAGTTCTACACGGAAGACGGCAACTGGGACCTCGTGGGGAACAACCTCAAGGTCTTTTTTATCCGCGACGCGATCAAGTTCCCGGACGTGATCCACGCGCTCAAGCCCGACCCGGTGACCAACCGGCAGGACGGCGGGCGCATCTTCGACTTCATGAGCAATACGCCCGAAGCGGTGCACATGCTCACGCTGCTGTTCTCGCCCTGGGGCATTCCGGCGAACTACCGCCAGATGCAGGGCTCGGGCGTGAACACCTACAAGTGGGTGAACGACCGGGGCGAGGCGGTGCTGGTCAAGTACCACTGGGAGCCGCTTCAGGGCATCAGGAACCTCACCCAGCGCGAGGCCGAAGCCATTCAGGCGAAGAACATCAACCACGCCACCCAGGACCTGTACGAGGCCATCGAGCGCGGCGACTTCCCCCAGTGGGAGCTGTTCGTGCAGATCATGCCCGACGGCGACCACCCGGAGCTGGACTTCGATCCCCTCGACGACACCAAGATCTGGCCGCGCGACCAGTTCCCCTGGCTGCCGGTGGGCAGGATGACGCTGGACCGCAACCCCGAGAACTACTTCGCGGAGGTCGAGCAGGCGGCCTTCGGGACGGGCGTGCTCGTAGACGGGCTGGACTTCAGTGACGACAAGATGCTGGTGGGCCGGACCTTCTCGTACTCGGACACGCAGCGGTACCGGGTGGGGCCGAACTACCTCCAGCTCCCGATCAACGCGCCGAAAAAGCACGTGGCGACCAACCAGCGCGACGGGCAGATGACCTACCGGGTGGACACCGCGCCGGGGCAGAACCCGCACGTGAACTACGAGCCCTCCAGCATGAACGGCCTCGTCGAGGCCCCGCGCGACGTGATCGAGTACACCCCCTGGGTGGAGGGGCACCTCCAGCGCGCCCCCATCGAGCGCACGAACAACTTCAAGCAGGCGGGCGAACAGTACCGCGCCTTCGAGGACTGGGAGCGCGACGACCTGATTCAGAACCTCGTGGAGAACATCTCGGCGGCCACCCCTGAGGTGCAGGCGCGCATGGTCGAGCTGTTTACTCAATGCGACGAGGACTATGGCCGCCGGGTCGCCGAGGGGTTGGAGCAGGTCCGCCGGGGCCGCGAGGAGCGCGAGCGCGAGGCGGTGCAGCAGGCCGGGGAGCGCAGCCGGGAAGCTCAGCCCTACTGA